In the Advenella kashmirensis WT001 genome, one interval contains:
- the ddpX gene encoding D-alanyl-D-alanine dipeptidase — translation MDTRVTDHDLHIINEAQYGVVIDLVYASSNNIAGRIVYQTAQCALHKDAAPLLLRASALARSAGYTLKVFDGYRPPAAQHIFWSALPDAQYVADPSQGSHHSRGTAVDVTLLDEHGVELDMGTGFDAMEDASHHDYADLPAAVQKNRLLLLGIMLHAGFRGIKSEWWHYELPNSSAYPIIESTLVTV, via the coding sequence ATGGATACCCGGGTGACCGATCACGATTTGCATATCATCAATGAAGCACAGTATGGCGTTGTCATTGATCTGGTGTATGCCAGCAGCAATAACATCGCAGGGCGTATCGTGTACCAGACCGCGCAGTGCGCATTGCATAAGGATGCGGCGCCGTTATTGCTCCGGGCGTCGGCGCTGGCCCGTTCTGCCGGATACACCCTCAAGGTTTTCGACGGTTACCGGCCGCCAGCAGCGCAGCATATCTTCTGGTCGGCGCTGCCCGATGCCCAGTATGTTGCGGATCCGTCACAGGGATCGCATCATTCGCGCGGCACGGCAGTAGACGTGACTTTGCTGGATGAGCATGGCGTCGAACTGGATATGGGCACGGGCTTTGACGCCATGGAAGACGCGTCGCACCACGATTATGCAGATCTGCCCGCAGCGGTGCAGAAAAACCGGTTGCTCTTGCTGGGTATCATGCTGCATGCGGGTTTTCGGGGCATCAAGTCCGAATGGTGGCATTATGAATTGCCCAATTCAAGCGCCTACCCGATTATCGAAAGCACGCTGGTAACGGTATAG
- a CDS encoding tryptophan--tRNA ligase encodes MSAEQTSPTNGASRNVRVLTGITTSGTPHLGNYAGAIRPAVAASRQPNVDAFFFLADYHALIKCDDPLRVASSRLEIAATWLAAGLDPDKVTFYRQSDVPEIPELSWILTCVTPKGLMNRAHAYKASVDQNVARSVEPDDGVNMGLFSYPVLMAADILMFNANRVPVGRDQIQHLEMARDIAQRFNHQYGAGRDYFVLPDVQIDDDVATLPGLDGRKMSKSYNNTIPLFEGGAKALSTAIARIVTDSRAPGEAKDADASHLFLIYKAFATPQDTEDFRRELADGMGWGDAKKKLATHLETILAPMREQYVTLMDNPERIEDILQAGADKARKLAVPFMQQIREAVGLRNGTRVKSAAPVKKKSGKTARFISFRDEDGAFRSRLVSADGDTLLLSGAYAEPKQAGQFASQLLSLDLRALIHRNPDYSVTVVLDEQALGSSPAMHSDMEREALIVRLLQAVESLAPERDA; translated from the coding sequence ATGAGTGCTGAACAAACTTCCCCAACCAATGGCGCAAGCCGGAATGTGCGCGTATTGACGGGCATTACCACATCCGGAACGCCACACCTGGGCAATTATGCGGGCGCGATCCGGCCGGCAGTTGCGGCCAGTCGCCAGCCCAATGTCGACGCCTTCTTTTTTCTGGCCGACTATCATGCGCTGATCAAATGTGATGACCCGCTACGCGTGGCCAGCTCGCGCCTGGAAATTGCCGCGACCTGGCTTGCCGCCGGGCTGGATCCCGACAAGGTCACTTTCTATCGCCAGTCGGACGTGCCGGAAATTCCGGAGTTAAGCTGGATCCTCACGTGCGTTACACCCAAGGGCCTGATGAATCGCGCCCATGCTTACAAGGCATCGGTGGATCAGAATGTGGCCCGTAGCGTTGAGCCCGATGACGGGGTGAATATGGGGCTGTTTTCTTATCCCGTATTGATGGCCGCCGATATTCTGATGTTCAACGCCAACCGCGTGCCGGTTGGCCGTGACCAGATCCAGCATCTGGAAATGGCGCGCGATATCGCACAACGCTTTAACCATCAGTACGGGGCAGGGCGGGATTACTTCGTGCTGCCCGATGTACAGATTGACGACGATGTGGCTACGCTGCCCGGTCTGGACGGCCGTAAAATGTCCAAGAGCTACAACAACACCATTCCGCTTTTCGAAGGGGGCGCCAAGGCGTTGTCAACCGCCATTGCGCGCATCGTGACCGATTCGCGCGCGCCAGGTGAAGCCAAGGACGCCGACGCGTCCCATTTGTTTCTCATTTACAAGGCGTTTGCAACACCTCAGGACACCGAAGACTTCCGTCGCGAACTGGCGGACGGCATGGGCTGGGGCGATGCCAAGAAAAAACTGGCCACACACTTGGAGACCATTCTGGCGCCGATGCGCGAGCAGTATGTCACACTGATGGACAACCCCGAGCGGATTGAAGATATTCTGCAGGCAGGCGCTGACAAAGCGCGCAAGCTGGCGGTCCCGTTCATGCAGCAAATTCGCGAAGCAGTCGGCTTGCGCAATGGAACACGGGTAAAAAGCGCGGCGCCGGTCAAAAAGAAAAGCGGCAAAACGGCCCGTTTTATCAGTTTTCGTGATGAAGACGGCGCCTTCAGAAGCCGCCTGGTGTCGGCCGATGGCGATACGCTCTTATTGTCAGGTGCCTATGCGGAGCCCAAACAGGCCGGGCAGTTTGCATCGCAACTGCTGTCATTGGATCTGCGCGCGCTTATCCACCGCAATCCCGACTATAGTGTCACGGTTGTGCTGGATGAGCAGGCGCTGGGTTCGAGTCCGGCCATGCATTCAGATATGGAGCGCGAAGCGCTGATCGTGCGGCTGTTGCAGGCAGTGGAGTCGCTGGCGCCTGAGCGCGACGCATAG
- a CDS encoding ABC transporter permease has protein sequence MFFQILCKRLPWLILVMLGVSVITFIVSHLIPGDPARLIAGDRATEEIVAGIRQKLGLDLPLYEQYWVYLKGLLHGDLGTSIRTGRPVVDDLLAFFPATLELAIVALVFSMLIGIPLGVLSAVYKNSWVDQLARTLAVTGISMPAFWLGLGLLIIFYGHLSWFPSGGRIDSLLGDPPTVTGFFLIDSLIAGDWDLFSSTVEHLVLPAFTLSFVHLGVVARQIRSSMLEQLSEDYVRTAQAYGLGRWKIILGHALPNALIPSVTVLGLAMGDLLYGAVLTETVFGWPGMGLYVVESIQALDFPAVMGFAVLVSFVYVLLNMLVDLLYSVLDPRIKDAADEHRQHYHNFATVLFARLFLVSTAPQPHDAARAAANYPHVSCRNSGAIADRA, from the coding sequence TTGTTTTTCCAGATATTGTGTAAGCGCCTGCCCTGGCTCATTCTGGTCATGCTGGGCGTATCAGTGATCACTTTCATCGTGTCTCATCTGATTCCCGGCGACCCGGCACGGCTGATTGCCGGAGATCGGGCGACCGAAGAAATCGTGGCCGGCATCCGGCAAAAGCTTGGGCTGGATCTGCCGCTTTACGAGCAGTACTGGGTCTACCTCAAAGGTTTGTTGCACGGGGACCTGGGTACATCCATTCGCACAGGCCGCCCGGTTGTCGACGATCTGCTCGCATTTTTCCCGGCGACCCTGGAGCTGGCCATTGTGGCGCTGGTCTTTTCCATGCTGATTGGCATTCCACTGGGCGTTTTGTCAGCCGTGTACAAAAACTCCTGGGTCGATCAGCTGGCGCGCACCCTGGCCGTGACGGGTATTTCCATGCCGGCATTCTGGCTGGGGCTGGGCTTGCTGATTATTTTCTATGGCCATTTGTCCTGGTTTCCTTCAGGCGGGCGTATCGACAGCCTGCTGGGTGATCCACCAACCGTGACTGGTTTTTTTCTGATTGATTCGCTTATTGCCGGAGACTGGGATTTGTTTTCCAGCACCGTTGAACACCTGGTGCTGCCGGCCTTTACCCTGAGCTTCGTCCATCTGGGCGTGGTGGCCCGGCAGATCCGCTCTTCCATGCTGGAGCAACTGTCCGAGGATTATGTGCGTACCGCCCAGGCCTATGGACTGGGTCGCTGGAAAATTATCCTGGGCCATGCACTACCCAATGCGCTGATTCCGTCTGTGACCGTACTGGGTCTGGCCATGGGTGATCTGTTATACGGTGCCGTGCTGACCGAGACGGTCTTTGGCTGGCCCGGCATGGGTCTGTATGTGGTCGAATCCATCCAGGCACTGGATTTTCCGGCAGTCATGGGGTTCGCGGTGCTGGTCTCGTTTGTCTATGTCCTGCTCAATATGCTGGTTGATCTGCTGTACAGCGTGCTGGACCCACGTATCAAGGATGCAGCTGATGAGCACCGCCAACACTACCACAACTTCGCAACTGTCCTATTCGCTCGCTTATTTCTGGTATCAACTGCGCCGCAGCCCCATGATGCTGCTCGGGCTGCTGCTAATTATCCTCATGTGTCTTGCCGCAATTCTGGCGCCATTGCTGACCGCGCATGA
- a CDS encoding ABC transporter ATP-binding protein, which produces MTPYSELNTSRHVAASAAGQDSIPPVLDIDNLHIEFPIYRGAVRALNGVTIQVQPGEIVGIVGESGSGKSVTAMMSMRLIPQSNYVVRQGSIHKSGKNILEASEKQMRQIRGSDMAMIFQEPMTALNPTMRVGRQITDVIRKHTALSPKQARERAISLLRDMHIADPAQVFDAYPFELSGGMRQRIMIALAFSCDPSLLIADEPTTALDVTVQKQVLMLLRERAKKTGTAILLITHDMAVVSQFCERIYVIYAGSVVEQGAVADVIGRPNHPYTRGLLGALPENASAGAPLLAIAGQVPNLADLPEGCAFRNRCSLQAPACSQVPPLMSVAGSPGHAAACWMTVNEEHDA; this is translated from the coding sequence ATGACGCCGTACAGTGAGCTCAATACGTCGCGGCACGTTGCGGCGTCGGCAGCAGGGCAGGACAGTATCCCGCCGGTCCTGGACATAGATAATCTGCATATTGAATTTCCGATTTACCGGGGCGCTGTCCGGGCGCTCAATGGCGTGACCATTCAGGTGCAGCCGGGGGAAATCGTGGGTATTGTCGGCGAGTCGGGCTCGGGAAAGTCTGTGACTGCAATGATGAGCATGCGTCTGATTCCGCAATCCAACTATGTTGTTCGCCAGGGCAGTATTCATAAATCGGGAAAGAACATACTGGAGGCGTCGGAAAAGCAAATGCGCCAGATTCGCGGCAGCGATATGGCCATGATCTTCCAGGAGCCCATGACTGCGCTGAATCCGACCATGAGAGTTGGCCGTCAGATTACAGATGTCATCAGAAAGCACACTGCGCTGTCCCCGAAACAGGCGCGCGAGCGTGCTATCTCGCTGCTGCGGGATATGCATATTGCCGACCCCGCGCAGGTATTCGATGCCTATCCCTTCGAGTTGTCCGGCGGCATGCGCCAGCGGATCATGATTGCCCTGGCGTTTTCCTGTGATCCATCGTTGCTGATCGCTGATGAGCCGACAACAGCCCTTGATGTTACGGTGCAGAAACAGGTTTTAATGCTGCTGCGCGAACGGGCGAAGAAGACCGGAACGGCCATTTTGCTTATCACGCATGATATGGCAGTGGTATCGCAATTTTGTGAACGTATCTATGTGATATACGCAGGCAGCGTGGTAGAGCAGGGCGCAGTCGCCGATGTGATTGGCCGGCCAAACCACCCATACACCCGCGGGTTGCTTGGAGCGTTGCCTGAAAACGCGAGCGCCGGCGCGCCGCTGCTTGCAATTGCCGGGCAGGTGCCCAATCTGGCCGATCTGCCTGAAGGATGTGCTTTTCGTAACCGCTGCAGCTTGCAGGCGCCGGCCTGTAGCCAGGTGCCACCGCTCATGTCCGTGGCCGGCTCCCCCGGGCATGCTGCTGCCTGCTGGATGACCGTTAATGAGGAACACGATGCCTGA
- a CDS encoding ABC transporter substrate-binding protein: MSVRRTFIRNAFMVACAATLGLSVGVAAQAATPKNMLVISKSADPQMLDIAVTMDNNDWSITYPSYQRLIKYKAGGSTEVEGELAKSWTTSADKLTWTFTLNDGQKFSDGTPVNAQAVKYSFDRLMKMKQGPSEPFPAGLQVTVKDPMTVEFKLDQPFAPFLNILANNGAGIVNPAVEQQAGGADKYLAGHTAGSGPYQLAKWNKGQSLILERNPHYGGPKPALEKVAFKIVPEASARRLQLQNGDLDIVGSIQPDQVKAMQNASGVVFKKVPSLLVTYLYLNNKNGPLSNVTLRKAIAQAVDYNGMINGIMNGEAKPLNGPIPQGMWAHDDAAPAFKTDVAAATASIGGAAPAKPLTLLYSTKEPYWEPIVLSVQASLQAVGVKVRLEKLANATMRDRLGKGDFDISIGNWSPDFADPFMFMNYWFDSSKQGLPGNRSFYSNPEVDKLVRQAAQETDQAKRTELYQQAQKLAVKDYAYVYLFQHSNQMGLRDNVKGYAYNPMLHDVYNVADISKD, from the coding sequence ATGTCAGTTCGCCGTACGTTTATAAGAAACGCATTCATGGTGGCCTGTGCCGCCACCCTGGGATTGTCTGTCGGCGTCGCGGCGCAGGCGGCTACGCCCAAGAACATGCTGGTCATCTCCAAGAGTGCCGATCCGCAAATGCTGGATATTGCAGTGACCATGGACAATAATGACTGGTCCATTACTTATCCCAGCTATCAGCGTCTGATCAAATACAAGGCAGGCGGCTCGACCGAAGTGGAAGGCGAACTGGCAAAAAGCTGGACAACCTCTGCCGATAAGCTGACCTGGACATTCACCCTGAACGACGGGCAAAAGTTCAGCGACGGCACCCCTGTTAATGCGCAGGCGGTCAAATACAGTTTTGACCGTCTCATGAAAATGAAGCAGGGTCCGTCCGAACCGTTTCCGGCTGGGTTGCAGGTGACGGTCAAGGATCCCATGACGGTCGAGTTCAAACTGGATCAACCTTTTGCGCCGTTTCTGAATATTCTGGCCAACAATGGCGCGGGCATTGTCAATCCGGCAGTAGAGCAGCAGGCGGGCGGCGCAGACAAATACCTGGCAGGGCATACGGCCGGTTCGGGGCCGTATCAGCTGGCTAAATGGAATAAGGGCCAGAGCCTGATCCTGGAGCGCAACCCGCATTATGGCGGACCCAAGCCCGCACTTGAAAAAGTCGCATTCAAAATCGTGCCCGAAGCATCGGCGCGGCGCCTGCAATTGCAAAATGGTGATCTGGACATCGTCGGCAGCATCCAGCCTGACCAGGTCAAGGCCATGCAAAATGCCAGCGGCGTAGTATTCAAGAAAGTACCGTCGCTCCTGGTTACGTATCTGTATCTGAACAACAAAAACGGACCACTAAGCAATGTGACACTGCGCAAGGCAATTGCCCAGGCAGTCGATTACAACGGCATGATCAACGGTATCATGAATGGCGAGGCAAAACCGCTTAATGGTCCCATCCCCCAGGGGATGTGGGCCCACGACGATGCCGCCCCCGCTTTCAAAACCGATGTGGCGGCCGCCACGGCAAGCATAGGCGGGGCAGCACCGGCCAAACCGCTTACCTTGCTGTACTCCACCAAAGAGCCATACTGGGAGCCCATTGTGCTGTCGGTCCAGGCCAGCCTTCAGGCCGTTGGCGTCAAGGTAAGACTGGAAAAACTGGCCAATGCCACCATGCGCGACCGTCTGGGCAAAGGCGACTTTGATATCTCGATCGGCAACTGGTCTCCGGATTTTGCCGATCCCTTCATGTTCATGAATTACTGGTTTGATTCGTCCAAGCAAGGGCTGCCTGGAAACCGGTCGTTCTATTCCAATCCTGAAGTGGACAAACTGGTGCGCCAGGCTGCCCAAGAGACCGATCAGGCCAAGCGAACAGAACTTTACCAGCAGGCGCAAAAGCTGGCCGTGAAAGATTACGCCTATGTCTATCTGTTCCAGCACAGCAACCAAATGGGCTTGCGCGACAATGTGAAGGGTTATGCATACAATCCCATGCTGCATGATGTCTATAATGTAGCGGATATTTCCAAAGACTGA
- the lpdA gene encoding dihydrolipoyl dehydrogenase, translating into MSSQFDVVVIGAGPGGYIAAIRAAQLGKKVACIDAWADDAGNPKPGGTCTNVGCIPSKALLQSSEHFEQANHHFAEHGIEVGSVKLKLDAMIGRKDTVVKQNNDGILYLFKKNKVTFFSGVGAFDGKAEDGSWKISVSGKKAESLTASHVIVATGSVARALPGLPFDEKQILSNDGALRIAGVPKKLGVIGAGVIGLEMGSVWRRLGAEVTILEAVPEFLAAADVQVAKEAQKAFAKQGLKIETGVKIGEIKSTAKTITVPYTDAKGAEQSLVVDKLIVSIGRVPFTGNLNVDSVGLQLDERGFISVNEECKTNLPNVWAVGDVVRGPMLAHKAEEEGVAVAERIAGQHGHVNFDTIPWVIYTSPEIAWVGKTEQQLKAEKREIRTGSFPFLANGRARALGDTTGFAKVIADAKTDEVLGVHIIGPMASELIAEAVTIMEFKGAAEDIARICHAHPTLSEALKEAALAVDKRALNF; encoded by the coding sequence ATGTCTTCACAATTTGACGTTGTCGTAATTGGTGCCGGCCCTGGCGGCTATATTGCAGCGATCCGTGCTGCGCAGCTGGGCAAGAAAGTAGCGTGTATTGATGCCTGGGCTGATGATGCCGGCAATCCCAAGCCCGGCGGCACCTGCACCAATGTCGGCTGCATTCCGTCCAAAGCCCTGCTGCAATCGTCTGAGCATTTTGAACAGGCCAACCACCATTTTGCCGAGCACGGCATCGAAGTGGGCAGCGTCAAGCTCAAGCTGGATGCAATGATCGGCCGCAAGGACACAGTTGTCAAACAGAACAACGACGGTATTTTGTATTTGTTCAAAAAGAACAAAGTCACGTTCTTCTCCGGCGTCGGCGCGTTCGATGGCAAGGCCGAAGACGGCAGCTGGAAAATCAGCGTCAGTGGCAAAAAAGCGGAAAGTCTGACGGCGAGCCATGTGATCGTGGCTACCGGTTCAGTCGCTCGCGCCTTGCCTGGCCTACCTTTTGATGAAAAACAGATTTTGTCCAACGACGGTGCCTTGCGTATTGCCGGCGTGCCCAAGAAACTGGGCGTAATCGGCGCCGGTGTGATCGGTCTGGAAATGGGTAGCGTGTGGCGTCGTCTGGGCGCAGAAGTGACCATTCTGGAAGCCGTGCCAGAATTTCTGGCTGCGGCCGACGTCCAGGTAGCCAAGGAAGCGCAGAAGGCATTTGCCAAACAGGGCCTGAAAATTGAAACCGGTGTCAAAATCGGCGAGATCAAATCCACAGCCAAGACCATCACCGTACCGTATACCGACGCCAAAGGCGCGGAACAGTCGCTTGTCGTAGACAAACTGATTGTCTCTATCGGCCGGGTGCCTTTTACCGGCAATCTGAACGTGGACAGCGTCGGCCTGCAATTGGACGAGCGCGGCTTCATCAGCGTTAATGAAGAGTGCAAGACCAACCTGCCAAACGTTTGGGCAGTGGGCGATGTGGTGCGCGGTCCGATGCTGGCGCACAAGGCCGAAGAAGAGGGTGTTGCCGTTGCCGAGCGCATTGCCGGTCAGCATGGTCATGTCAACTTCGATACCATTCCCTGGGTGATCTATACTTCTCCGGAAATTGCATGGGTCGGCAAAACCGAACAGCAACTGAAGGCAGAAAAACGCGAAATCCGCACAGGCAGTTTTCCGTTCCTGGCCAACGGCCGCGCCCGCGCTTTGGGCGACACAACCGGCTTTGCCAAGGTGATTGCCGATGCCAAGACAGATGAAGTGCTGGGCGTGCATATTATCGGCCCCATGGCTTCGGAATTGATTGCCGAAGCGGTTACTATCATGGAGTTCAAAGGTGCCGCTGAAGATATCGCGCGTATCTGCCATGCGCACCCAACCTTGTCCGAAGCGCTGAAGGAAGCCGCACTGGCCGTTGATAAACGTGCCCTGAACTTCTGA
- a CDS encoding ABCB family ABC transporter ATP-binding protein/permease, translating into MENSKTQADASRAARKKGFGVIVSLLPYIWMFKWRVMAALACLVIAKVASVMLPVYLKDIVDQLSLPGTALMLPAAALLAYGFARISSSIFSELRDALFSKVTQGSIQRIATTIFTHLFGLSIRYHLERQTGGLSRDMDRGTKGIGFLLNFTLFNILPTLLELTMVMVILLVRYDIWFAVVILATIAAYIVFTLVVTERRMVMRRRMNSLDSMANTQAIDALINYETVKYFNNESYEIHRYDSNLGSWVDSAVKNQISLNLLNAGQGVIITLGMVVLLWMAAGRVTTGQMTVGDIVLISAYLTQLYAPLNFLGFIYREIKNSLSDMERMFGILDQHQEIEDTPQSVPLDTRDAEIRFDHVGFAYEPERQILHDVNFTIAAGETVAVVGTSGAGKSTLARLLFRFYDVTSGRITINGRDIREYTQLSLRQHIGIVPQDTVLFNNSIYYNIAYGRPDATREEVLEAARAASIHEFVMSLPEGYDTQVGERGLKLSGGEKQRVAIARTILKNPPILVLDEATSALDTRTERAIQDELYKITKGRSTMIIAHRLSTIVEADRVLVMDQGRVVEQGSHVRLLQANGVYARMWAMQFAATDEGTDV; encoded by the coding sequence ATGGAAAATAGCAAAACGCAGGCAGATGCATCACGTGCAGCAAGAAAAAAAGGATTTGGCGTCATTGTTTCATTGCTGCCCTATATCTGGATGTTCAAGTGGCGGGTGATGGCCGCGCTAGCCTGCCTTGTGATCGCCAAAGTGGCCAGCGTCATGCTGCCTGTATACCTCAAGGACATTGTCGACCAGCTCAGCCTGCCCGGAACGGCGCTGATGTTGCCGGCTGCCGCGCTGCTGGCCTACGGCTTTGCCCGTATCTCCAGCAGTATCTTTTCAGAGTTGCGTGACGCCCTGTTTTCCAAGGTCACGCAGGGCTCAATACAGCGTATTGCCACCACAATCTTTACGCATCTTTTCGGTCTTTCCATCCGCTATCACCTGGAGCGACAGACTGGCGGCCTCAGTCGCGACATGGATCGGGGCACCAAGGGTATTGGTTTCCTGCTTAACTTTACCTTGTTCAATATTCTGCCGACCTTGCTTGAACTGACCATGGTCATGGTCATTTTACTGGTTCGCTATGATATCTGGTTTGCTGTTGTCATCCTGGCCACCATCGCTGCCTATATCGTATTCACACTTGTGGTCACGGAGCGGCGCATGGTCATGCGCCGGCGCATGAACAGCCTGGACAGCATGGCCAACACACAGGCGATCGACGCGCTGATCAATTATGAAACCGTCAAGTATTTCAATAACGAATCGTATGAGATCCATCGCTACGATAGCAATCTGGGCAGTTGGGTAGACTCGGCAGTTAAAAACCAGATATCGCTGAACCTGCTGAATGCCGGCCAGGGCGTCATTATCACGCTTGGCATGGTGGTCCTGTTGTGGATGGCGGCCGGACGGGTGACGACCGGCCAGATGACGGTGGGAGATATTGTCCTTATTTCTGCCTATCTGACGCAGCTGTATGCACCGCTCAATTTTCTGGGATTCATCTATCGTGAAATCAAGAACTCCCTGTCGGATATGGAGCGCATGTTCGGTATTCTTGATCAGCACCAGGAAATTGAAGACACGCCACAGAGTGTGCCCCTGGACACGCGCGATGCAGAAATTCGCTTTGATCATGTGGGTTTTGCCTATGAACCGGAAAGGCAGATATTGCATGACGTGAATTTTACGATTGCTGCGGGCGAAACGGTTGCCGTGGTTGGCACCTCGGGCGCCGGCAAATCTACGCTGGCGCGGTTGCTGTTTCGCTTCTATGACGTTACTTCAGGACGGATCACGATCAACGGTCGTGATATCCGGGAGTACACGCAACTGAGTCTGCGCCAGCATATCGGGATCGTGCCGCAGGACACGGTTTTGTTCAATAACAGTATTTATTACAACATTGCCTATGGGCGTCCTGATGCAACACGGGAAGAAGTGCTGGAAGCCGCCCGGGCTGCCAGCATTCACGAATTTGTGATGTCGTTGCCCGAGGGTTATGACACGCAGGTGGGCGAGCGTGGTCTGAAATTGTCCGGGGGCGAAAAGCAGCGCGTGGCCATTGCCCGCACCATTCTGAAAAACCCGCCCATCCTGGTGCTGGATGAAGCAACCAGTGCGCTGGATACACGCACCGAAAGAGCGATTCAGGATGAACTGTACAAAATCACCAAGGGCCGCAGCACCATGATTATCGCCCACCGCCTGTCCACGATCGTGGAAGCCGATAGAGTTCTGGTCATGGATCAGGGCAGGGTGGTCGAGCAAGGCTCTCATGTCAGGCTGTTGCAGGCCAATGGCGTGTACGCGCGTATGTGGGCCATGCAGTTTGCTGCAACGGATGAAGGCACCGATGTTTGA
- a CDS encoding DoxX family protein, whose product MMRSDDLSKLVLRLTLGILLLMHGIFKVQNGIGGIMGMVASTGLPGWLGYAVYIGEVIAPILLIVGLYSRIAAVLIAINMLVAIALAHSGQLFMVTGNGALRLETQYFFLFTAVAVFFSGAGRFSMNSPYNN is encoded by the coding sequence ATAATGCGTTCGGATGATCTGTCAAAACTGGTGCTGCGCCTGACGCTTGGCATTCTCCTGCTCATGCACGGCATCTTCAAGGTGCAAAACGGCATTGGCGGCATTATGGGTATGGTCGCCTCTACCGGCCTGCCCGGATGGTTGGGGTATGCCGTGTACATTGGAGAGGTGATTGCGCCAATCCTGCTGATCGTGGGCCTATACTCGCGTATTGCCGCAGTGCTGATCGCAATCAACATGCTGGTTGCCATTGCGCTGGCCCATAGCGGCCAACTGTTCATGGTCACGGGCAACGGCGCGCTCAGGCTGGAAACGCAATACTTCTTCCTGTTTACCGCTGTCGCTGTCTTTTTTTCCGGCGCGGGCCGTTTCAGCATGAATAGCCCGTACAACAACTAG
- a CDS encoding oligopeptide/dipeptide ABC transporter ATP-binding protein, with amino-acid sequence MPEAVLTLDDIHVRFPVKRNWRGQARTWAHALNGVDLTVRRGETLGVVGESGCGKTTLAQVLMGLQQPTQGQLRWNNDRGQPNVQIVFQDPQSSLDPRLPVWKIITEPSYVKGESQESVMRARASRLAQQVGLSPDYLNRYPHEFSGGQRQRIAIARALASDPDVIVLDEPTSALDISVQAQIINLLFTLQREHQLTYILISHNVSVIRHMSNRIAVMYLGQIVELGDTAQVLARQRHPYTRLLLDAVPVLGAPLPESGAQAIPELPGNRVLPTGCFFLDRCAFRKQGCEQQQQLKPVSTETPMHSVRCHRYDHDEPDGK; translated from the coding sequence ATGCCTGAAGCTGTTCTCACACTTGATGACATCCATGTCCGTTTTCCCGTAAAACGCAACTGGCGCGGCCAGGCCCGAACCTGGGCGCATGCGCTCAATGGGGTAGACCTGACGGTCAGGCGCGGCGAAACGCTGGGCGTGGTGGGCGAATCCGGCTGTGGCAAAACTACCCTGGCCCAGGTGCTGATGGGTCTGCAACAACCGACACAAGGTCAATTGCGCTGGAACAATGACCGAGGCCAGCCCAATGTGCAAATCGTTTTCCAGGACCCGCAATCCTCGCTGGATCCGCGCTTGCCCGTCTGGAAAATCATCACCGAACCGTCCTACGTTAAAGGCGAATCCCAGGAGTCGGTGATGCGGGCACGTGCGTCACGACTGGCGCAACAGGTCGGCCTGTCGCCAGATTATCTGAACCGCTATCCGCACGAGTTTTCGGGGGGGCAGCGCCAGCGTATTGCCATTGCCCGCGCGCTGGCCTCCGATCCGGATGTCATCGTACTCGATGAGCCGACCTCGGCACTTGATATTTCAGTGCAGGCGCAGATTATTAATCTGCTGTTCACCTTGCAGCGGGAACATCAGCTTACGTATATCCTCATTTCCCACAACGTCTCGGTCATCCGGCACATGAGCAACCGCATTGCCGTCATGTATCTGGGGCAAATCGTGGAGCTGGGTGACACCGCGCAGGTCCTGGCCCGGCAGCGCCATCCTTACACGCGGCTATTGCTGGATGCCGTACCGGTGCTGGGCGCGCCATTGCCGGAGAGCGGGGCGCAGGCCATTCCTGAACTGCCGGGCAATCGCGTGTTGCCAACGGGTTGCTTTTTCCTGGACCGCTGTGCTTTTCGCAAGCAGGGATGTGAACAGCAGCAACAGCTCAAACCCGTATCCACAGAAACGCCGATGCATAGTGTTCGGTGCCACCGTTACGATCATGATGAACCCGATGGAAAATAG